The Listeria monocytogenes genome window below encodes:
- the scpB gene encoding SMC-Scp complex subunit ScpB has product MNREEQLGILESLLFAAGDAGLSTEQLTEVMEITHIEALNLLELLSERYNGSADRGLILLELAGTFQLATKKAHADYLRKLVEVPSNTVLSQASLETLAIIAYRQPVTRMEVDEVRGVQTDGPIRTLVAKGLVTDKGRVDGAGRAKLYVTTSEFLDAFGLNSLEDLPKLADPAAEEPDQNEMDLFFDRFNQSKEQEEE; this is encoded by the coding sequence GTGAACAGAGAAGAACAATTAGGCATATTAGAGAGCTTGCTTTTTGCAGCAGGAGATGCAGGACTTTCAACGGAACAATTAACCGAAGTCATGGAAATCACGCATATTGAAGCGCTCAATTTATTAGAGCTTTTAAGTGAACGATATAATGGAAGTGCTGATAGAGGACTGATTCTTTTAGAGCTTGCAGGGACGTTTCAATTAGCTACGAAAAAAGCCCATGCAGATTATTTACGTAAGCTAGTTGAAGTTCCAAGCAACACCGTTTTGTCGCAAGCATCGTTAGAGACTTTAGCGATTATTGCGTATCGTCAACCAGTGACAAGAATGGAAGTGGATGAGGTTCGCGGCGTTCAAACAGATGGTCCAATCAGAACCTTAGTAGCCAAAGGACTTGTAACAGATAAAGGTCGTGTGGATGGAGCTGGCCGAGCAAAACTTTACGTTACTACAAGTGAATTTTTAGATGCATTTGGCTTAAATTCTCTAGAGGATTTACCAAAGCTTGCTGATCCAGCCGCAGAAGAACCAGATCAGAATGAAATGGACCTGTTTTTTGACCGGTTTAACCAAAGTAAAGAACAGGAGGAGGAATAA
- a CDS encoding segregation/condensation protein A, with translation MVEMNFKVDAFEGPLDLLLHLIGQLEVDIYDIPMAEITDQYMEFVHTMQEMELDVASEYLVMAATLLAIKSKMLLPKQELEIDYDTLEEEEDPRDALVEKLMEYKRFKEAAKELKEKEAERSFYFSKPPMDLAAYDDGTKVAELDVSLNDMLSAFNKMLRRKKLNKPLHTRITTQEISIDERMDAVLGKLHQQVNHRLRFDELFEEQTKEQLVVTFLALLELMKRKLVEVEQAESFADLYVQGKGEELS, from the coding sequence ATGGTAGAAATGAATTTTAAAGTGGACGCATTTGAAGGACCGCTTGACTTACTTCTTCATTTAATTGGACAACTAGAAGTCGATATTTATGACATCCCCATGGCTGAAATTACGGACCAATATATGGAATTTGTTCATACAATGCAAGAAATGGAATTAGATGTTGCCAGCGAATATTTAGTGATGGCAGCAACTTTACTGGCAATCAAAAGTAAAATGCTCCTACCAAAACAAGAACTGGAAATCGACTATGATACACTAGAAGAGGAAGAGGATCCTCGTGACGCTTTAGTTGAAAAACTAATGGAATACAAACGCTTTAAAGAAGCCGCCAAAGAACTAAAAGAAAAAGAGGCGGAACGAAGCTTTTATTTCAGTAAGCCACCAATGGATTTAGCAGCATATGATGACGGGACAAAAGTAGCAGAACTCGATGTATCATTAAACGATATGTTAAGCGCTTTTAACAAAATGCTGCGACGTAAAAAGTTAAATAAACCGCTGCATACACGAATTACTACGCAGGAAATCTCCATTGATGAAAGAATGGATGCTGTTTTAGGGAAATTACATCAACAAGTCAATCACCGCTTACGATTTGATGAGCTGTTTGAAGAACAAACGAAAGAACAACTTGTCGTTACATTTTTGGCTTTGCTAGAATTAATGAAACGAAAATTGGTCGAAGTAGAACAAGCGGAAAGTTTTGCGGATTTATATGTGCAAGGTAAAGGGGAAGAACTATCGTGA
- the lysA gene encoding diaminopimelate decarboxylase, translated as MTFERLGTMNVNAEGHLEIGGVDTLKLTEKYGTPLYVYDVALIRDRARGFKKTFEELGVKAQVAYASKAFSAVAIYQLMAEEGLSLDVVSGGELYTAIKANFPPERIHFHGNNKSAEEIHMALDYGIGCFVIDNYYEISLLEDILIERNEKASVLIRVTPGIEAHTHDYILTGQDDSKFGFGLTNGQAEKAIKQVLHASASFDLIGLHCHIGSQIFETTGFKLAARRIMDKLVEWHQTLGFDSKVLNLGGGFGVRYTAEDEPLEPSEYVRQIMDEVRDVADSNDIDIPEIWIEPGRSLVGEAGTTLYKVGSRKEVPGIRNYIAVDGGMSDNIRPALYDAHYDAVLAANPEKVAEETVAIAGKCCESGDMLIWDLPLPKSNAGEVLAVFCTGAYGYAMASNYNRIPRPPVVFVENGIDKLIVARETYENLVQNDLSL; from the coding sequence GTGACGTTTGAACGGCTTGGAACAATGAATGTAAATGCAGAAGGACATCTCGAAATTGGAGGGGTGGACACTTTAAAGCTTACTGAAAAATATGGGACGCCACTTTACGTTTATGATGTAGCGCTAATCCGTGACCGAGCAAGAGGATTTAAGAAGACATTCGAGGAGCTAGGCGTAAAAGCGCAAGTAGCTTATGCGAGTAAAGCATTTTCTGCAGTAGCGATTTATCAGCTGATGGCTGAAGAAGGCTTATCGCTCGATGTTGTATCAGGTGGAGAACTTTATACGGCAATAAAAGCAAATTTCCCTCCTGAAAGAATTCATTTTCACGGAAATAATAAAAGTGCAGAAGAAATACATATGGCGCTTGATTATGGCATCGGTTGTTTTGTTATTGATAATTATTATGAAATTAGTTTATTAGAAGATATATTAATAGAACGAAATGAAAAGGCTTCGGTTTTAATTCGCGTGACACCAGGGATAGAAGCGCATACACATGACTATATTTTAACAGGTCAAGATGATTCGAAATTTGGATTTGGACTTACAAATGGACAGGCTGAAAAAGCGATTAAACAAGTACTTCATGCAAGTGCATCCTTTGATTTAATTGGACTCCACTGTCATATTGGGTCGCAAATTTTTGAAACAACTGGTTTTAAATTAGCGGCTCGACGTATTATGGATAAACTAGTTGAATGGCACCAAACTCTAGGGTTTGATTCCAAAGTACTTAATCTTGGTGGCGGTTTCGGTGTACGTTATACGGCGGAGGACGAGCCGCTTGAACCTAGCGAATACGTACGTCAAATTATGGATGAAGTGCGGGATGTGGCGGATAGTAACGATATTGACATTCCTGAAATTTGGATTGAACCAGGGCGTTCGCTTGTTGGTGAAGCAGGAACAACACTTTATAAAGTTGGATCGCGAAAAGAAGTTCCGGGAATTCGGAACTATATTGCGGTGGATGGGGGCATGTCTGATAATATTCGCCCAGCGTTATATGATGCCCACTATGATGCTGTTCTTGCTGCAAACCCAGAGAAAGTCGCAGAAGAAACAGTGGCTATCGCAGGAAAATGTTGTGAGTCTGGTGATATGTTAATATGGGATTTACCACTACCAAAATCAAACGCCGGTGAAGTTTTGGCAGTATTTTGTACAGGAGCCTATGGTTATGCAATGGCAAGTAACTATAACCGTATCCCAAGACCACCAGTTGTTTTTGTGGAAAACGGAATCGATAAATTAATCGTTGCCCGCGAAACATATGAAAATTTAGTGCAAAATGATCTTTCATTATAG
- a CDS encoding purine-nucleoside phosphorylase: MSLEKVNEAVAKIRESYNGTPKIGLILGSGLGVLADEVNNPTKLSYGEIPHFPVSTVEGHAGQFVFGELENKEVVAMQGRFHFYEGYSMQDVTFPVRVMKELGVEVLVVTNAAGGVNELYSAGDLMLISDHINFTGTNPLIGPNDEHFGPRFPDMSEAYNLALRVDARLIAQELNLTIREGVYAGFSGPTYETPAEIQMMRTLGADAVGMSTVPEVIIANHAGLRVLGISCITNMAAGILDQPLSHTEVIETTDQVRSTFLQYVKAIVAKIS, from the coding sequence ATGAGTTTAGAAAAAGTAAATGAAGCAGTTGCAAAAATTAGAGAAAGTTACAACGGTACACCAAAAATTGGTTTGATTCTTGGTTCTGGTTTAGGTGTACTTGCGGATGAAGTAAACAATCCAACAAAACTTTCTTATGGTGAAATTCCACATTTTCCTGTTTCGACAGTTGAAGGACACGCGGGGCAATTTGTTTTTGGTGAGTTAGAGAATAAAGAAGTTGTGGCAATGCAAGGACGTTTCCACTTTTATGAAGGCTATTCGATGCAAGATGTTACTTTCCCAGTTCGTGTTATGAAAGAACTTGGTGTAGAAGTGCTTGTTGTGACGAATGCGGCTGGTGGCGTAAATGAATTATACTCTGCTGGAGACTTAATGTTGATTTCTGATCACATCAACTTTACTGGAACGAACCCGCTTATTGGACCAAATGATGAGCATTTTGGGCCGCGTTTCCCAGATATGTCTGAGGCGTATAATTTAGCTCTACGTGTGGATGCTAGACTTATTGCTCAAGAACTTAATCTAACTATCCGTGAAGGTGTTTATGCTGGATTTAGCGGTCCAACTTACGAAACACCTGCTGAAATCCAAATGATGCGTACGCTTGGAGCAGATGCAGTTGGGATGTCCACTGTACCGGAAGTTATCATTGCTAACCATGCTGGATTACGCGTGCTAGGTATTTCTTGTATTACGAATATGGCAGCCGGAATTTTGGATCAACCACTTTCTCATACGGAAGTTATTGAAACAACAGATCAAGTCCGCAGCACGTTTTTACAATATGTAAAAGCGATTGTCGCTAAAATTTCTTAG
- the deoB gene encoding phosphopentomutase encodes MPDKFKRVHVVVMDSVGIGEAPDAAKFGDFDVDTFGHIAKHVGGLNMPEMGKLGLSNIREIDGIKKAEKPLAYYTKMQEASNGKDTMTGHWEIMGLYIDTPFRVFPDGFPDDLINQIEEKTGRKVIGNKPASGTEIMAELGEEHVKTGALIVYTSADSVLQIAAHEDVVPLEELYEICEFCREITLDDPYMLGRIIARPFVGEPGAFVRTPNRHDYALKPFKPTVMDALKEGGKDVIAIGKISDIFDGEGVTESIRTKSNMDGMDQFIAVLDKDFNGMSFLNLVDFDALFGHRRDPQGYADALVDFDGRLVEVMEKLTEDDLLIITADHGNDPTYSGTDHTREFVPLLVYSPRFKNGGSELELRKTFADLGATVADNFDVKMPEYGTSFLKDLK; translated from the coding sequence ATGCCAGATAAATTTAAAAGAGTACATGTTGTTGTAATGGATTCCGTTGGTATTGGAGAAGCACCAGATGCTGCTAAATTTGGTGATTTTGATGTAGATACATTTGGACATATTGCTAAACATGTCGGCGGACTAAACATGCCTGAAATGGGCAAATTAGGTTTATCGAATATTCGAGAAATCGATGGAATTAAAAAAGCAGAAAAACCACTTGCTTACTATACAAAAATGCAAGAAGCTTCGAACGGTAAAGATACAATGACTGGTCACTGGGAAATCATGGGCTTATACATTGACACACCTTTCCGCGTATTCCCAGATGGATTTCCAGACGATTTAATCAACCAAATTGAAGAAAAAACAGGACGTAAAGTAATTGGAAATAAACCAGCGAGCGGAACAGAAATTATGGCGGAACTTGGAGAAGAGCATGTGAAAACAGGTGCGCTCATTGTTTATACATCAGCGGACTCCGTTTTACAAATTGCAGCCCATGAAGATGTAGTTCCTTTAGAAGAACTGTATGAAATCTGTGAATTTTGTCGTGAAATTACACTAGATGACCCGTACATGCTTGGTCGTATTATTGCTCGCCCGTTTGTTGGAGAACCAGGTGCGTTTGTTAGAACGCCAAATCGTCATGACTATGCACTAAAACCATTTAAGCCAACAGTAATGGATGCTTTAAAAGAAGGCGGTAAAGATGTGATTGCCATTGGTAAAATTTCTGATATTTTTGATGGTGAAGGTGTTACAGAGTCTATCCGTACGAAATCAAATATGGACGGAATGGATCAATTTATCGCTGTATTAGATAAAGATTTTAACGGTATGAGTTTCTTGAATTTAGTAGATTTTGATGCGCTTTTCGGACACCGTCGTGATCCACAAGGTTACGCAGATGCGCTTGTTGATTTTGATGGTCGTTTAGTAGAAGTAATGGAAAAACTAACAGAGGATGATCTTTTAATAATTACAGCTGATCACGGAAATGACCCAACGTACTCTGGCACAGACCACACACGTGAGTTTGTACCATTACTTGTATACTCACCACGCTTTAAAAATGGCGGTTCAGAATTAGAATTACGCAAAACATTTGCCGATCTTGGCGCGACAGTTGCGGATAATTTTGACGTGAAAATGCCAGAATATGGAACAAGTTTCTTAAAAGACTTGAAATAG
- the xerD gene encoding site-specific tyrosine recombinase XerD, with protein sequence MNDLIEDFLHFLIVERGLSANTIKAYERDLRYFVSYMDVSKGLTDPNTLERSDIVGFMAFARQEGKSARSVARYIASLRSFFHYLMHDGKMSHDPMIQIETPKQAQGLPKVLNLDDVEKLLSSSDTSAPLGLRDQAMMEILYATGLRVTELVSLKMDDLHLHMCFIQTIGKGDKERIIPLGKTATTVLEKYLEEARPKLRRPKYRNDFVFLNHHGQGLTRQGFWKILKGIAKESGIEKQITPHTLRHSFATHLLENGADLRSVQELLGHADISTTQIYTHVTKLRLKDVYKQFHPRA encoded by the coding sequence ATGAATGATTTAATTGAGGATTTTTTACATTTTTTAATTGTAGAGAGAGGATTATCCGCGAATACAATCAAAGCTTATGAACGAGATTTACGCTATTTTGTTTCTTATATGGATGTATCAAAGGGATTAACAGATCCGAATACACTTGAACGCAGCGATATAGTTGGTTTTATGGCATTTGCAAGACAAGAAGGGAAATCAGCGAGAAGTGTGGCGCGATATATTGCTTCACTACGATCTTTCTTTCATTATTTAATGCACGATGGGAAAATGTCACATGACCCAATGATTCAAATTGAAACGCCGAAACAAGCGCAAGGATTACCAAAAGTTTTGAACCTAGATGATGTGGAGAAATTACTTAGTTCCTCTGATACGAGTGCACCACTTGGATTAAGGGATCAAGCGATGATGGAAATTTTATATGCGACAGGGCTTCGTGTAACGGAACTTGTCAGTCTGAAAATGGACGATTTACATCTTCATATGTGTTTTATTCAAACGATTGGTAAAGGAGATAAAGAACGAATTATTCCGCTTGGGAAAACAGCAACTACTGTGTTAGAGAAGTATTTAGAGGAAGCGAGACCAAAACTTCGCAGGCCAAAATACCGAAATGATTTTGTGTTTTTAAATCATCACGGTCAAGGACTTACGAGACAAGGTTTCTGGAAGATTTTAAAAGGTATTGCGAAAGAATCGGGTATTGAAAAGCAGATTACACCGCATACTTTGCGTCATTCATTCGCCACCCATTTACTTGAAAATGGAGCTGATTTAAGATCGGTACAAGAACTCCTTGGTCACGCCGATATCTCCACTACACAAATTTATACACACGTAACAAAGCTGCGGCTAAAAGATGTATACAAACAGTTCCACCCACGTGCTTAA
- the fur gene encoding ferric iron uptake transcriptional regulator, which translates to MEGRIGRIKAQLHDASYKLTPQREATVRVLLENEKDHLSAEEVFLHVKDIAPDTGLATVYRTLELLTELRVVDKINFGDGVSRYDLRQEGAKHFHHHLVCLECGSVEEIQEDLLEDVEKIVESKWNFLVKDHRLTFQGICADCRQKSKKE; encoded by the coding sequence ATGGAAGGTCGTATTGGACGCATTAAAGCACAACTTCATGATGCTAGTTATAAATTAACCCCACAGCGGGAAGCCACTGTTCGCGTTTTACTGGAAAATGAAAAGGATCATTTAAGTGCGGAGGAAGTTTTCTTGCATGTGAAAGATATTGCACCCGACACTGGCCTTGCAACTGTTTATAGAACGTTGGAGCTTTTAACAGAATTACGCGTGGTTGATAAAATCAATTTTGGGGACGGCGTTTCTCGATATGACTTGAGACAAGAAGGCGCCAAACATTTTCATCATCATTTAGTCTGTTTGGAGTGCGGTTCTGTAGAAGAAATCCAAGAAGACTTGTTAGAAGATGTGGAGAAAATCGTCGAATCGAAGTGGAACTTTCTTGTTAAAGATCATCGTCTGACTTTCCAAGGGATTTGTGCAGACTGCAGACAAAAATCTAAAAAAGAATAA